The Algoriphagus sp. TR-M9 genome has a window encoding:
- a CDS encoding metal ABC transporter permease: MSFDQNAFLIIFTASLISISCGLLGVFMMLRKMSMTGDAISHAVLPGIVIGFFVSGSQRGLEVIIGAGILGIIATLIINWLKTKAKVQLDASIGITFTLLFAIGIILINLLAYKVDLDQECVLYGEIAYLPIDLWITDAGFSMGPRITYLAILNLLLVSTFIFLLYKELKLTSFDESFGMVIGLPAGAINLALMSMVSYTTVSSFEAVGAILVVALLVVPPATAFLWTKKLIPLIKLTCGLGIFISITGYYLAYLVDSSIAGMMVTVGGLLFLGSAFVQYVLPKLGVGTSLPVNPLER, encoded by the coding sequence ATGAGCTTTGACCAAAATGCCTTTCTGATCATATTCACCGCATCTCTCATTTCCATTTCGTGCGGATTGCTAGGTGTATTTATGATGCTGCGCAAAATGTCCATGACCGGAGACGCCATTAGCCATGCTGTGCTACCCGGGATTGTCATCGGTTTTTTTGTATCCGGCAGTCAAAGAGGCCTGGAAGTGATTATAGGAGCAGGAATACTCGGTATCATCGCGACCTTGATTATCAATTGGCTAAAGACAAAAGCAAAAGTTCAACTGGATGCATCCATAGGAATCACCTTTACCCTACTCTTTGCGATAGGAATAATCTTGATCAATCTTCTTGCTTACAAGGTAGATCTGGATCAGGAATGTGTGCTATATGGAGAAATCGCATATCTTCCTATAGATCTCTGGATCACCGATGCAGGCTTTAGCATGGGGCCCAGAATCACCTATTTAGCTATTCTCAATTTACTTTTAGTAAGTACCTTTATATTTCTGTTATACAAAGAGTTAAAGCTAACAAGTTTCGATGAAAGTTTTGGAATGGTGATAGGTCTTCCGGCTGGGGCGATTAACTTAGCTTTGATGAGTATGGTATCCTATACCACAGTAAGTAGCTTCGAAGCTGTAGGCGCCATTTTGGTGGTCGCGCTATTGGTGGTACCTCCTGCTACTGCCTTTCTCTGGACCAAAAAATTAATACCCTTAATCAAACTTACCTGTGGATTGGGTATTTTTATCTCCATTACAGGATATTATTTGGCATATTTGGTGGATAGTTCTATCGCTGGTATGATGGTTACGGTGGGCGGCCTACTCTTTCTTGGCAGTGCATTTGTGCAATATGTATTGCCCAAGCTGGGAGTCGGAACTTCCCTCCCGGTGAATCCGTTGGAGAGATGA
- the mnmE gene encoding tRNA uridine-5-carboxymethylaminomethyl(34) synthesis GTPase MnmE, whose translation MSFSLSEQNDTIIALATPQGVGAIAVIRLSGKDAITLTDEVFYGKNLSKQDSHTIHFGTIRDGEKIIDEVLVSLFIAPKSFTKENVVEISTHGSSYIINQVLKLLIRKGARPAKPGEFTQRAFLNGQFDLAQAEAVADLIHADSETSHQAALSQMRGGFSSEIQELRGKLIHFASMIELELDFGEEDVEFASREELRALVERLLRVVEELILSFDLGNVIKNGVPTVIAGKPNAGKSTLLNALLNEEKAIVSEIAGTTRDFIEDEINIGGVIFRFIDTAGLRETTDTIEAIGVSRTQEKMKSASLILYLFDLTDTDMVEINRDVNKLENQGVPFLKVANKIDKSNSLLINELKDKHPDTIFISAGNKENLEGLKIKILELVNLDKFKTGNTVVTNVRHYDSLVKTRESLLDILGGLDNQVTNDFVAMDIRRSLHFLGEITGEITTDDLLENIFRNFCIGK comes from the coding sequence ATGAGTTTTTCTCTTTCTGAACAAAATGACACCATTATCGCGCTGGCTACACCTCAGGGTGTCGGAGCGATCGCAGTAATCAGGCTTTCCGGTAAGGATGCCATTACCCTCACAGATGAGGTTTTTTATGGTAAAAATCTCTCCAAACAGGATTCTCATACCATACATTTCGGGACGATCAGAGATGGGGAAAAGATCATCGATGAAGTGCTGGTGTCCCTTTTCATCGCTCCCAAATCGTTTACCAAAGAAAATGTAGTGGAAATCTCCACACATGGATCTTCCTATATTATCAATCAGGTTCTCAAGTTACTGATACGCAAAGGAGCTAGACCGGCTAAACCTGGAGAATTTACTCAGCGTGCATTCCTGAATGGGCAATTTGATCTGGCGCAAGCTGAAGCCGTTGCCGATTTGATTCATGCCGATTCCGAAACTTCCCATCAAGCTGCACTCAGCCAAATGCGAGGTGGATTTAGCTCTGAAATCCAAGAACTTAGGGGCAAGCTGATTCATTTCGCTTCAATGATAGAATTGGAGCTGGACTTCGGCGAGGAAGATGTGGAATTTGCCAGTAGAGAAGAATTACGTGCGCTTGTAGAGCGCTTACTTCGGGTAGTTGAAGAATTAATTTTGAGCTTTGATCTGGGAAATGTGATCAAAAATGGTGTGCCCACCGTGATCGCCGGAAAGCCAAATGCCGGAAAGTCCACCTTACTCAATGCGCTACTTAATGAGGAAAAAGCTATAGTCTCTGAGATCGCCGGAACTACGCGGGATTTTATTGAGGATGAAATCAATATCGGAGGCGTAATCTTCCGCTTTATCGATACCGCAGGTTTGCGGGAAACAACAGATACCATCGAAGCCATTGGGGTAAGCAGAACCCAAGAGAAAATGAAGTCTGCTTCCTTGATTTTGTACCTCTTTGATCTGACCGATACAGATATGGTAGAGATCAATAGAGATGTAAACAAACTGGAAAATCAAGGTGTTCCTTTTCTTAAAGTAGCCAATAAGATTGACAAATCTAATTCACTATTAATTAACGAGTTAAAAGATAAACACCCTGATACTATTTTTATCTCTGCCGGGAATAAAGAGAATTTAGAAGGACTCAAAATCAAGATACTCGAACTGGTAAACCTGGATAAATTTAAGACTGGCAACACGGTGGTGACCAACGTACGACATTACGATTCACTAGTCAAAACCCGTGAATCCTTATTGGATATTCTCGGTGGTTTAGACAACCAAGTAACCAATGACTTTGTGGCGATGGATATTCGTCGCTCCTTACATTTCTTGGGTGAAATCACAGGGGAAATTACCACGGACGATCTTTTGGAAAATATTTTTCGGAATTTTTGTATCGGTAAATAA
- a CDS encoding thioredoxin family protein: protein MKKILILGLLLCTVNFAKAQEKIEWLKFEEAVAATEANPKMLLVDVYTDWCGWCKKMDKETFTDPAVIQYINERFYAVKMNAEDTKRTFDFKGKEYSEAQMAATMRVRSYPNFVIIDPTLKNITQLPGYRQPAEFLDGLGQIIENGFGAK from the coding sequence ATGAAAAAAATACTGATTCTGGGTCTTTTGCTGTGTACAGTGAACTTTGCGAAAGCACAGGAAAAAATCGAGTGGTTAAAGTTTGAAGAGGCGGTGGCTGCCACGGAAGCCAATCCAAAAATGCTATTGGTGGATGTGTACACGGACTGGTGTGGCTGGTGCAAAAAAATGGATAAGGAGACATTTACAGATCCAGCAGTTATCCAATATATCAACGAGCGTTTCTATGCGGTAAAAATGAATGCTGAGGATACCAAACGGACTTTTGACTTTAAAGGCAAGGAATATAGTGAAGCCCAAATGGCTGCAACTATGCGTGTGCGATCCTATCCAAACTTTGTCATTATAGATCCTACACTTAAAAACATCACCCAGCTTCCCGGCTACAGACAGCCTGCAGAGTTCCTTGATGGGCTAGGACAAATCATTGAAAATGGATTTGGCGCAAAATGA
- a CDS encoding tyrosine-type recombinase/integrase encodes MKISLKQKKLKNGNLSLYLEYYKGSTTNEHGKRVHLRDFEFLNIYLENQPKSAVEKKENKEKLRLAENILAIRQSEYIQGKFDIKNLSKSKRPFLDFYKEKMEEKSHSEKNYGVWTSAYVHLKDCISPNFLFDEVDDHFLKRVRKHFDEVARTKSNLPLSLNSKYSYFNKFKACLRSAFNEGYLNINYAERAKSFEQAESQREYLTFSELQSLIDTPCKYEVLKRAFIFSCLTGLRWSDINSLTWSEVRDEDDGVFRVNFRQQKTDGVEYLYISKQARDLLGERHSPRDRVFIGLKYSAVYNNEIVRWCNRAGVFKHITFHSARHTNAVLLLENGADLYTVQKRLGHKEIRTTSIYAKVVDKKMKESALLIPKLNLDLKL; translated from the coding sequence ATGAAAATTTCTTTGAAACAGAAGAAACTGAAAAACGGAAACTTGAGTCTATACCTCGAGTATTATAAAGGATCTACCACCAATGAACATGGTAAGCGCGTCCACTTGAGGGATTTTGAGTTTCTGAACATTTACTTGGAAAATCAACCCAAGTCTGCTGTTGAGAAAAAAGAGAATAAAGAAAAGCTTCGGCTGGCTGAAAACATCCTGGCTATTCGGCAATCAGAATACATCCAAGGAAAGTTTGACATCAAAAATCTCAGCAAGTCCAAAAGACCTTTTTTGGATTTTTATAAAGAGAAGATGGAAGAGAAATCCCATTCAGAAAAAAACTACGGGGTCTGGACTTCTGCCTATGTCCATTTAAAGGATTGCATCAGTCCAAATTTTCTTTTTGATGAAGTTGATGACCATTTTTTGAAAAGGGTTAGAAAGCATTTTGACGAGGTGGCTAGAACGAAAAGCAACCTCCCCCTCTCTTTAAATTCCAAATATTCTTATTTCAATAAATTCAAGGCATGCTTGAGAAGCGCATTTAACGAAGGCTATTTGAATATCAATTACGCTGAAAGGGCTAAATCGTTTGAACAAGCAGAAAGCCAACGAGAATACCTAACTTTTTCTGAGCTTCAAAGTTTAATTGACACTCCCTGCAAATATGAGGTATTAAAAAGGGCTTTTATTTTTTCATGCTTGACAGGCCTAAGATGGTCAGATATAAACTCCCTAACCTGGTCAGAAGTCAGAGACGAAGACGATGGTGTTTTCCGGGTCAACTTCCGTCAGCAAAAAACGGATGGAGTCGAATATTTGTACATTTCAAAGCAGGCAAGAGATTTACTCGGGGAACGGCATTCTCCTCGTGACAGAGTTTTTATTGGCTTGAAATATAGCGCAGTGTACAATAATGAAATTGTCCGATGGTGCAACCGAGCCGGGGTATTCAAACATATTACTTTTCACAGTGCCAGGCATACCAACGCTGTCTTACTTCTTGAAAATGGCGCAGATTTGTATACCGTCCAAAAAAGACTCGGACATAAGGAAATTCGAACCACATCTATTTATGCAAAGGTGGTTGACAAAAAAATGAAAGAATCAGCCCTCTTAATTCCTAAGCTCAATTTGGATTTGAAACTTTAA
- a CDS encoding helix-turn-helix transcriptional regulator, which translates to MTIVNFYCPFRPPLFSFAGQHQKNAAMENEQILHKLNRIEKFMFGLKDILNPEELSEYTGFKVSYIYKLVSQSKIPYSKPNNGALFFDRKKIDDWLLQNPSKSEAEIRKEALQYTRKK; encoded by the coding sequence TTGACAATAGTTAATTTTTATTGTCCTTTCAGGCCTCCTTTATTCTCCTTTGCTGGACAACATCAAAAAAACGCAGCAATGGAAAACGAACAAATCCTACACAAACTCAATCGCATTGAGAAATTTATGTTTGGCCTTAAGGATATCTTGAATCCTGAGGAACTTAGTGAGTATACAGGTTTCAAAGTATCCTACATCTACAAACTAGTAAGCCAATCCAAAATCCCTTATTCCAAGCCTAATAATGGCGCACTTTTCTTCGATCGCAAAAAGATTGATGATTGGCTATTGCAAAATCCAAGTAAATCGGAAGCAGAAATAAGAAAGGAAGCTTTGCAGTACACCAGAAAAAAATAA